One Verrucomicrobiota bacterium DNA segment encodes these proteins:
- a CDS encoding SUMF1/EgtB/PvdO family nonheme iron enzyme: MQSEGNREGFSGQIHDFALLDIIQMACLAQRTGCLEVQSGKKQGRIFLRRGAIVHAEADGRSGDAALLEVLCWKRGTFTLLDASARAPAETIRGGWEYVLMEAVRKRDEREHRDLPGGTGVGEGSSAGLPGTAGLLVEVMARRRRHQQARRSKRRWRFGLLGIAGAVAGTVCVECRHAIHTTWVQFHHRMLGTAPEGRYWRPKEFPDVLVPAGEFVFQDGQIRSTRAFRIDATEVTVWQYALFLDQVGDRTDYDHPNQPRGKTHRSPEWDEFSRAAFSYSKFHGHQVTPNAPAACVDWFDAYAYARWRGRRLPTEEEWEKAGRGPGGWHYPWGNAPRPDAANLAGPNRVAVPGPGDVAAWKIDRSPYGAYDMAGNVSEWTASFDADGTPVIKGGNFGNENADLTRRILHLSPVTRDARIGFRTVIDH, translated from the coding sequence ATGCAATCCGAAGGTAATCGCGAAGGATTTTCGGGCCAGATACACGATTTTGCACTGCTCGACATCATTCAGATGGCCTGCCTTGCCCAGCGCACCGGCTGCCTGGAAGTTCAGAGCGGTAAGAAGCAGGGGCGCATTTTCCTGAGGCGCGGCGCCATCGTTCACGCCGAAGCCGATGGCCGGTCGGGAGATGCGGCGTTGCTGGAAGTGCTCTGCTGGAAGCGAGGCACTTTCACGTTGCTGGATGCTTCCGCGCGGGCTCCTGCTGAAACGATCCGGGGCGGGTGGGAATATGTGCTGATGGAAGCGGTCCGGAAACGTGATGAGCGGGAACATCGCGATTTGCCGGGAGGGACGGGAGTTGGTGAAGGCTCGTCTGCGGGTCTGCCGGGAACGGCCGGCCTGCTCGTCGAAGTTATGGCCAGAAGGCGCCGTCATCAGCAGGCGCGCCGGTCGAAACGCCGCTGGCGGTTTGGCCTTCTGGGTATCGCCGGCGCAGTTGCCGGGACGGTGTGCGTCGAGTGCCGTCACGCCATTCACACGACGTGGGTGCAGTTTCATCATCGCATGCTCGGCACGGCGCCGGAGGGACGCTACTGGCGTCCCAAAGAATTCCCGGATGTATTGGTGCCGGCCGGTGAATTCGTTTTTCAGGACGGGCAGATCAGGTCAACCCGCGCCTTCCGCATCGATGCCACCGAGGTAACGGTTTGGCAGTACGCTTTATTTCTCGACCAGGTCGGTGACCGAACCGACTACGATCACCCGAATCAGCCCCGGGGTAAAACCCACCGCAGCCCGGAGTGGGACGAGTTCAGCCGGGCCGCGTTCAGCTATTCGAAATTTCATGGCCATCAGGTTACCCCGAATGCCCCGGCTGCCTGCGTCGACTGGTTCGACGCCTATGCTTACGCCCGTTGGCGCGGACGCCGGTTACCGACCGAAGAGGAATGGGAAAAGGCCGGCCGAGGCCCGGGCGGCTGGCACTACCCGTGGGGCAATGCACCACGACCGGATGCGGCCAATCTGGCCGGCCCGAACCGGGTCGCCGTTCCCGGCCCGGGTGACGTGGCGGCCTGGAAGATCGACCGGAGTCCGTACGGCGCGTACGACATGGCCGGCAACGTTTCCGAATGGACGGCGTCGTTTGACGCCGACGGGACCCCCGTCATCAAAGGCGGCAATTTCGGCAACGAGAATGCCGACCTGACCCGGCGGATACTGCACCTGAGCCCTGTGACCAGGGACGCGCGGATCGGGTTCAGGACCGTCATTGATCATTAG
- a CDS encoding bifunctional folylpolyglutamate synthase/dihydrofolate synthase — MSATCRAALKWLFGLQSRGVKLGLDNVRALLGGLGHPEAGLRCVHVAGTNGKGSVCAMAAAVTRAAGVRTGLFTSPHLVRFNERIEVDGVPISDDEIVDGLSTIRSQVEVHPATFFEITTALAFWHFQRRQVDLAVLETGLGGRLDATNVVQRPLGSVITAIDLDHQSILGQTRVEIAREKAGIIKPGVPVVSGPQVAEVAAVLRQIAGEQHASLSFVSKPVAGYEVGLFGSHQRLNAAIALAGLSAAGFDLPETAVRRGLRDVSWPGRFQMVRPGLVIDGAHNPAASRRLAATWQEYRPQERPLVIFGGLRDKALSEMVAALGDIAAEFFLVPVNNARAADPGQLASSLPPGIPHRAFGSVADALRAAEGRRNEVLVTGSLFLVGEVLAILEGPGGRQERSEQ, encoded by the coding sequence TTGAGCGCTACCTGCCGTGCCGCCCTCAAATGGCTCTTCGGTTTACAAAGCCGGGGCGTAAAGCTCGGGCTGGATAACGTCCGTGCGCTCCTGGGCGGTCTCGGTCATCCGGAAGCCGGCCTCCGTTGCGTGCACGTGGCCGGCACGAACGGCAAAGGTTCGGTCTGCGCAATGGCCGCTGCCGTGACGCGTGCCGCCGGCGTGCGAACGGGCCTTTTTACCTCACCGCACCTGGTGCGATTCAATGAACGCATCGAGGTCGACGGCGTGCCGATCTCCGATGACGAGATCGTCGACGGGCTCTCGACCATCCGTTCTCAGGTCGAGGTCCATCCGGCGACCTTTTTCGAAATCACGACGGCCCTTGCGTTCTGGCATTTTCAGCGCCGGCAGGTTGATCTGGCCGTGCTTGAGACCGGGCTGGGTGGAAGGCTGGACGCCACCAACGTGGTGCAACGGCCCCTGGGCTCCGTGATCACGGCCATTGACCTGGACCACCAGTCCATTCTTGGGCAGACCCGCGTCGAGATTGCCCGCGAAAAGGCAGGCATCATCAAACCCGGCGTCCCGGTCGTATCCGGGCCGCAGGTCGCGGAAGTCGCCGCCGTGCTGCGCCAGATCGCCGGGGAACAGCATGCCTCGCTGAGTTTCGTGTCGAAGCCCGTCGCCGGGTATGAAGTCGGGCTGTTCGGTTCGCACCAGCGGTTGAACGCCGCCATCGCTCTGGCCGGACTGAGCGCGGCAGGGTTTGACCTGCCGGAAACTGCCGTCCGCCGTGGCTTGCGGGACGTATCCTGGCCGGGCCGTTTCCAAATGGTGAGACCCGGGCTGGTCATCGACGGCGCGCACAACCCGGCGGCCAGCCGGCGGCTCGCGGCGACCTGGCAGGAATACCGCCCCCAGGAGCGGCCCCTGGTGATCTTCGGCGGTTTGCGCGATAAAGCCCTCTCTGAAATGGTCGCCGCGCTGGGGGATATCGCGGCGGAATTTTTCCTGGTCCCCGTGAATAACGCGCGCGCGGCCGACCCGGGACAACTCGCGTCCTCCCTGCCGCCCGGCATTCCGCACCGGGCCTTCGGCTCCGTCGCAGACGCGTTGCGCGCCGCCGAGGGACGCCGGAATGAGGTTCTGGTAACCGGTTCGCTTTTCCTGGTCGGCGAAGTCCTCGCTATCCTCGAAGGGCCGGGCGGCCGACAGGAACGCAGCGAGCAGTGA
- a CDS encoding acetyl-CoA carboxylase carboxyltransferase subunit beta translates to MAIFPKPSLKLGNLKKRDMPEGLWQKCPECGEVIHNLELSGNLKVCPKCDHHFTLSAAERIQNLLDPETFQEFDAELTSVDVLNFKGVATYQDRLKSYQAKTGLRDAVISGFGSIAGHRTGLAVMDFNFLAATMGSVVGEKITRMVERSTADRRAVVIVSASGGARMYEGMLSLMQMAKTSGALARHAEARLPYLSILTHPTTAGVMASYASLGDLILAEPKCMVGFAGPRVIRETTHQELPPGFQTAEFLKEHGFIDLIVHRRDLRSTLARILDYLGA, encoded by the coding sequence ATGGCAATTTTCCCGAAACCGTCTCTTAAACTCGGAAATCTGAAAAAGCGCGATATGCCCGAAGGCCTCTGGCAAAAGTGTCCGGAGTGCGGTGAGGTGATTCACAACCTGGAGCTCAGCGGAAACCTGAAGGTCTGCCCCAAATGCGACCATCATTTCACCCTCTCGGCTGCCGAACGAATCCAAAACCTTTTGGACCCGGAAACGTTCCAGGAGTTTGACGCCGAGCTTACGTCCGTTGACGTCCTCAACTTCAAAGGGGTTGCCACCTACCAGGATCGATTGAAAAGTTACCAGGCGAAAACCGGGCTGCGAGACGCCGTGATCAGCGGGTTCGGGTCGATCGCAGGCCACCGCACCGGGCTGGCGGTGATGGACTTCAATTTCCTGGCGGCCACCATGGGTTCGGTCGTGGGCGAGAAGATCACCCGCATGGTCGAGCGCAGCACGGCCGACCGCCGGGCCGTGGTGATCGTTTCCGCTTCAGGCGGTGCACGGATGTACGAAGGTATGCTCAGCCTGATGCAGATGGCTAAAACCAGCGGCGCGCTGGCGCGGCACGCTGAAGCCCGGCTGCCGTACCTCTCGATTCTCACCCATCCTACCACGGCGGGGGTGATGGCCAGTTACGCTTCCCTGGGCGACCTGATCCTGGCCGAACCAAAATGCATGGTCGGCTTCGCCGGACCTCGCGTGATTCGCGAGACCACGCACCAGGAGTTGCCCCCCGGCTTTCAGACGGCCGAGTTCCTCAAGGAGCACGGGTTTATCGACTTGATTGTCCACCGGCGCGACTTACGTTCGACGTTGGCCAGAATCCTCGACTACCTGGGGGCATAA
- a CDS encoding CPBP family intramembrane metalloprotease, with translation MLSTLLLGALLAPPLFYVGQHAATVPALGFLAESDFRRYFNRAILAGALISFYPLLRWVGWRNLSGLGLRPDPHRWRHLAGGFLISFVTIILLGIVLTNFGIYHWKRPLPWNLLPRVLASALTVGALEEGLFRGLFLGVAKRHARPVTAAVFVSALFAILHFLKPVEDASLPVRWYSGLALIPQIFGQFTEPQLVVAGFTTLFVLGMMLAHATLRTGSLWLSIGLHSGLVFGKMGFNKLAKRVADTMPWFGPDLTIGLGSVLVLLFVWFLSWYFFLRERSFASVVEHAR, from the coding sequence TTGTTATCGACATTGCTGCTGGGAGCATTGCTCGCGCCGCCCCTCTTTTATGTCGGCCAGCACGCGGCGACGGTTCCCGCCTTGGGGTTCCTGGCCGAATCGGATTTTCGCCGTTACTTCAACCGGGCGATCCTGGCCGGCGCGCTGATCTCGTTTTATCCCCTGCTCCGCTGGGTGGGCTGGCGCAACCTCAGCGGCCTGGGGCTAAGGCCGGACCCTCACCGTTGGCGGCACCTGGCCGGCGGCTTTCTGATCTCGTTCGTGACGATCATCCTGCTTGGAATTGTCCTCACCAATTTCGGCATCTACCACTGGAAACGCCCGCTGCCCTGGAACCTGCTGCCGCGGGTGCTCGCCAGCGCCCTGACCGTTGGCGCGCTGGAAGAAGGCCTGTTCCGCGGCCTCTTCCTGGGGGTCGCAAAGCGGCATGCCCGGCCGGTAACCGCGGCGGTGTTTGTCTCGGCGCTCTTTGCGATCCTGCATTTCCTCAAGCCGGTTGAAGATGCCTCGTTACCGGTGCGATGGTATTCGGGCCTGGCGCTGATTCCGCAGATCTTCGGCCAATTTACCGAGCCGCAACTCGTGGTGGCCGGTTTCACGACGCTTTTTGTGCTCGGGATGATGCTCGCCCACGCCACCCTGCGCACCGGATCGCTCTGGCTGAGCATCGGGCTGCACAGCGGGCTGGTATTCGGCAAAATGGGTTTCAACAAGCTTGCCAAACGGGTCGCGGACACGATGCCGTGGTTCGGACCCGACCTGACGATCGGCCTCGGGTCGGTGCTGGTCCTTCTTTTCGTCTGGTTTCTAAGCTGGTACTTCTTTCTGCGTGAACGCTCTTTTGCGTCCGTGGTGGAACACGCTCGTTGA
- a CDS encoding type II secretion system protein translates to MPQPRKCSCLAAERAFSLVELLVVLAIIAAVSGVVTVAVLGTLDRQDEKQCLANMLLIEAAKDEYSRDHVGTATAMNVDEFRRYFRFGVPRCPHNPNADYENWSDLNAPVICPVHPQNSAKINPR, encoded by the coding sequence ATGCCCCAACCGCGCAAGTGCTCTTGCTTGGCCGCCGAACGCGCCTTCTCACTGGTGGAACTGTTGGTTGTCCTGGCGATAATTGCCGCCGTCAGCGGGGTCGTGACCGTTGCCGTTCTCGGAACGCTTGACCGGCAGGACGAGAAGCAATGCCTGGCTAACATGCTGTTGATCGAGGCGGCAAAGGACGAATATTCCCGGGATCACGTGGGGACGGCCACGGCCATGAACGTCGATGAATTTCGCCGTTACTTCCGTTTCGGCGTTCCGCGTTGCCCCCATAACCCGAACGCAGATTACGAGAATTGGAGCGACCTGAATGCGCCCGTCATCTGCCCGGTTCACCCGCAGAACAGCGCCAAAATAAATCCGCGTTAG
- the tadA gene encoding Flp pilus assembly complex ATPase component TadA yields MTPDPGSQEQQRFRVIVDFVRHHEVSDVSLLQNQITARLDGRVTRLAEDGALTCEEVQAMIRALLAQAPAPAGDLPLVTARFAALDFTAALYGKRFRVNVARSRRDLFASLRPLPDAPPDDPDQLGLSAALVDRFLNLPDGLVLVTGPTGSGKTTTIAALLEVLNRKRDAKIITIEDPVEFEFQCRRAEVIQREVGIDVESYAAGVKEALRQNPDVIMLGEIRDADTAVTALQAVETGHLVISCLHAQSVVEAISRYLLLGPAERAAEMRYVLARSLRIAINQRLLRKRGGGRLAVREVLVHAPKVEAVIMRGNEQELHDQMLSSRDLGMVDFQTALRQCQSQLDPREFAFHRNG; encoded by the coding sequence GTGACCCCAGACCCAGGCAGCCAGGAACAGCAACGCTTTCGAGTGATCGTGGACTTCGTGCGGCACCACGAAGTCAGTGACGTCTCCCTGCTTCAAAATCAGATTACGGCCCGGCTGGACGGTCGCGTCACCCGCCTTGCTGAAGACGGCGCATTGACTTGCGAGGAGGTGCAGGCCATGATCCGCGCGCTCCTGGCGCAAGCGCCGGCGCCCGCAGGTGACTTGCCGCTGGTCACCGCCAGATTCGCGGCCCTCGATTTCACCGCGGCCCTGTACGGAAAACGGTTCCGGGTCAATGTCGCCCGATCCCGCCGCGACTTGTTCGCCTCGCTGCGTCCGTTGCCGGATGCCCCTCCGGACGACCCTGACCAACTGGGGTTATCCGCTGCCCTGGTCGACCGATTCCTGAACTTGCCGGATGGTTTGGTGCTGGTAACCGGGCCGACAGGTTCCGGCAAGACCACCACGATCGCCGCGCTGCTCGAGGTCTTGAATCGCAAGCGCGACGCCAAGATAATCACCATTGAGGACCCGGTCGAATTCGAGTTCCAGTGCCGTCGCGCGGAAGTCATCCAGCGTGAGGTTGGGATCGATGTTGAATCTTACGCGGCAGGCGTGAAAGAAGCGCTCCGGCAAAATCCCGACGTCATCATGCTCGGCGAGATCCGGGATGCCGACACGGCCGTTACCGCCCTCCAGGCCGTAGAGACGGGGCACCTCGTCATCTCCTGCCTGCACGCGCAAAGCGTGGTCGAAGCCATCTCACGCTACCTGCTGCTCGGGCCCGCCGAGCGCGCCGCCGAGATGCGTTACGTGCTGGCCCGCAGTCTCCGGATCGCCATCAATCAGCGTCTCCTGCGGAAACGGGGCGGGGGACGGCTGGCCGTTCGCGAAGTCCTGGTCCACGCGCCGAAAGTGGAAGCCGTGATCATGCGCGGCAACGAGCAGGAGTTGCATGACCAGATGCTTTCCAGTCGCGACCTGGGAATGGTGGATTTTCAGACGGCCTTGCGCCAGTGCCAGTCGCAGCTCGACCCGCGGGAATTTGCGTTCCACCGGAACGGGTAA
- a CDS encoding ComF family protein produces the protein MNALLRPWWNTLVELLYPSHCFGCGHAVEEGWTLCAPCEGQVRRIRPPCCSICSRPFPGSVEVVPRCTNCEDRTFAFESAVAVVQAQGLTRELIHRFKYQRQFHLRRVLGAWLLAGFSDPRLEAEPVDAMVPVPLHPVRLRERGYNQAEALASIVSKQTGVPVCPCLRRVRYTLTQTRFDRVQRRRNLRGAFALRKNTGVSGKRLLLIDDVLTTGSTLHECAAVLLDHGARSVRALTVARG, from the coding sequence GTGAACGCTCTTTTGCGTCCGTGGTGGAACACGCTCGTTGAGCTGCTCTACCCGAGCCATTGTTTCGGTTGCGGCCATGCGGTCGAAGAAGGTTGGACGTTGTGCGCCCCCTGTGAGGGTCAGGTGCGGCGCATCCGCCCGCCTTGCTGCTCGATTTGCTCCCGGCCGTTTCCCGGGTCGGTCGAGGTCGTGCCCCGATGCACCAACTGCGAGGACCGGACGTTCGCCTTCGAATCGGCCGTCGCCGTCGTCCAGGCACAGGGTTTGACCCGGGAACTGATCCACCGGTTCAAGTACCAGCGCCAGTTTCACCTGCGGCGCGTGCTCGGCGCCTGGCTGCTCGCCGGATTCTCGGATCCCCGGCTGGAAGCGGAACCGGTGGATGCAATGGTGCCGGTGCCGCTCCACCCGGTCCGGCTGCGCGAGCGCGGTTATAACCAGGCCGAAGCCCTGGCTTCGATCGTAAGCAAGCAGACTGGCGTGCCGGTCTGCCCTTGCCTGCGGCGGGTCCGCTACACCTTGACCCAAACGCGGTTTGACCGGGTCCAGCGCAGGCGGAACTTGCGTGGCGCCTTTGCGCTGCGCAAGAATACGGGCGTCAGTGGCAAACGATTACTCCTCATTGATGATGTCCTCACGACCGGATCGACCCTGCACGAATGCGCCGCCGTACTGCTGGACCACGGCGCACGATCCGTGCGGGCGCTGACCGTTGCCCGCGGCTGA
- a CDS encoding gliding-motility protein MglA produces MSFINFVKGEVEFKIVYYGCALGGKTTSLGYIHERVDAQDRGKLLLLPTQNDRTLFFDFLPIDGGTVKGFKVRFKLWTVPGQVMYNSTRQLVLRGVDGLVFVVDSQWNRLPANIESLKNLEENLQGMERDLSDLAVTAFYNKRDLPKSELVPVEALDLFLEVGRRRLPRLAGDCLTGTNVFKALNQVTQKVLQDFLTKDELGNYEAYR; encoded by the coding sequence ATGTCATTCATCAACTTCGTTAAGGGAGAGGTTGAGTTCAAAATTGTGTACTACGGGTGCGCGCTCGGCGGCAAAACCACCAGTCTTGGCTACATTCACGAGCGGGTTGACGCCCAGGACCGGGGAAAACTGCTGCTGCTTCCTACGCAGAACGATCGCACGTTGTTTTTTGATTTTCTGCCGATCGACGGCGGAACGGTGAAGGGCTTCAAGGTGCGTTTCAAGCTTTGGACTGTGCCGGGGCAGGTCATGTATAACTCAACGCGCCAGCTCGTGCTCCGTGGCGTGGACGGCTTGGTCTTTGTCGTCGATTCGCAATGGAACCGCCTGCCGGCAAACATCGAGAGCCTGAAAAACCTCGAAGAGAATCTGCAAGGGATGGAGCGTGACCTCTCGGACCTGGCCGTGACCGCCTTCTACAATAAGCGCGACCTGCCGAAGTCAGAACTCGTTCCGGTCGAAGCGCTCGACCTGTTTCTGGAAGTGGGGCGCCGGCGTTTACCCCGCCTGGCCGGTGATTGTCTGACCGGCACCAACGTCTTCAAAGCGCTCAACCAGGTTACCCAGAAAGTTCTACAGGACTTTCTGACCAAGGATGAGCTTGGAAACTATGAAGCCTACCGCTGA
- a CDS encoding replication initiation protein has product MPAPEPEAQLGFGDDLIEAFYKLTPDERQIVLEIVERLKPGVTAFDFDDFDLQSAAMKLLTYHRLVLHNDDKQNSVLYARWLSSITMVDKKMVLHIDPGLHSHLERLRHHQEADAERASVKLASQYSIRLYEWAWNWRHVGLKRVSIPHIRKVLGVDEVRDAQGNIISEKCLVHWPNLKQRAIDRALHEINEKTDLHLKLVAVGQAKYRRVLSLAFEIREKKRKTRSNGAGS; this is encoded by the coding sequence TTGCCAGCTCCGGAGCCCGAAGCGCAGCTTGGGTTTGGAGATGACCTGATTGAGGCGTTTTACAAGCTGACGCCGGACGAGCGGCAAATCGTGTTGGAGATCGTTGAACGATTAAAACCGGGCGTGACCGCGTTCGATTTTGACGATTTTGATTTGCAATCCGCAGCAATGAAACTTTTGACCTACCATCGCTTGGTCTTGCACAACGACGACAAGCAGAACTCGGTGCTTTATGCGCGATGGTTGAGTTCAATCACGATGGTCGACAAGAAGATGGTGCTGCACATCGATCCCGGTTTGCATTCGCACCTGGAGCGGCTCCGGCATCACCAGGAGGCGGACGCCGAGCGGGCCAGCGTCAAACTGGCGAGCCAGTACTCGATCCGGTTGTACGAATGGGCGTGGAACTGGCGGCACGTCGGGCTTAAACGGGTTTCCATTCCGCACATTCGGAAGGTGCTGGGCGTCGATGAAGTGCGTGATGCTCAGGGCAACATCATCAGCGAGAAATGCCTGGTGCATTGGCCGAACCTGAAGCAGCGCGCGATCGACCGGGCGCTCCATGAAATCAACGAGAAGACAGATCTCCACCTCAAACTGGTGGCCGTTGGCCAGGCAAAGTACCGCCGCGTGTTGTCCCTGGCGTTTGAAATTCGGGAAAAGAAGAGAAAAACCCGTTCGAACGGGGCCGGTTCTTAG
- a CDS encoding AI-2E family transporter, which produces MTSAEPSPPWQVSARWIRYRRVAGTAAILIIILASYFILSAGKDFLVPLVTGFIVVYLVSILNRQIAKVRLAGRVLPLSVSRIVSFAVIIAVGYALFAILANNAGHVAAAAPRYQARFQQLQQEFFSWLGIEEPAELRDLLKAIDLGPVFAAVAKSVVQILESITLVFIYGLFMLLEFRFATVKLNALFPDPLRRERALRILYRIDRDIHTYLSVKTAVSLVTALLSYFLLRLVGVDFAEFWALLIFILHFIPTFGVIIATLLPTSLAAVQFDHLGPVLIVGFGLTALAQLMGNIVEPNVMGESLNLSPLTVIMALIFWGTLWGVTGAFLCVPLTVIVVIILSNFEATRWVAILLSKSGTIRAKEEVVRIAPREGQRELRRKV; this is translated from the coding sequence ATGACGTCCGCTGAACCATCGCCGCCCTGGCAGGTGTCTGCGCGCTGGATCCGCTACCGCCGCGTGGCCGGTACCGCGGCGATATTGATTATTATCCTGGCCAGCTATTTCATTTTGAGCGCCGGCAAGGACTTTCTGGTTCCGCTCGTGACGGGGTTCATCGTCGTTTACCTGGTCAGCATCCTGAACCGGCAGATCGCGAAAGTGCGTCTGGCGGGACGGGTGCTTCCGCTGAGCGTGTCCCGGATCGTTTCTTTTGCCGTGATCATCGCGGTGGGCTACGCCCTTTTCGCCATCCTCGCCAACAACGCCGGCCACGTGGCGGCAGCGGCGCCGCGTTACCAGGCCCGTTTCCAGCAGTTGCAACAAGAGTTTTTCAGCTGGCTCGGAATCGAGGAGCCGGCCGAACTGCGCGACCTGCTCAAGGCCATCGACCTGGGACCGGTATTCGCCGCCGTGGCCAAGAGTGTGGTTCAGATCCTCGAGAGCATTACGCTGGTGTTTATCTACGGCCTTTTTATGCTGCTCGAATTCCGGTTCGCGACCGTCAAGCTCAATGCCTTGTTTCCGGATCCGCTCCGGCGGGAACGGGCGTTGCGGATTCTCTACCGGATCGATCGTGACATCCATACTTACCTGAGCGTGAAGACGGCGGTGAGCCTGGTCACCGCGCTGCTCTCCTATTTCCTTCTCCGGCTGGTCGGCGTGGATTTTGCAGAATTCTGGGCTCTCCTCATCTTCATCCTCCACTTCATTCCCACGTTCGGCGTGATCATCGCAACGCTGCTACCCACCTCGCTTGCCGCGGTGCAGTTCGATCACCTCGGCCCCGTGTTGATTGTCGGATTCGGGCTCACCGCCCTCGCCCAGCTCATGGGCAATATTGTCGAGCCGAATGTAATGGGCGAATCCCTCAACCTCAGCCCCCTGACGGTGATCATGGCCCTGATATTCTGGGGGACCCTCTGGGGCGTGACCGGCGCGTTTCTCTGTGTGCCGTTGACCGTGATTGTGGTCATCATCCTGTCCAATTTTGAGGCGACGCGATGGGTAGCCATCCTGCTGTCGAAATCCGGAACGATCCGCGCCAAGGAAGAGGTCGTGCGAATCGCCCCCCGGGAGGGCCAGCGAGAATTGCGACGCAAAGTCTAG
- a CDS encoding type IV secretion system DNA-binding domain-containing protein, producing MAVTRAPSPPDANPAPATTSQQEQQPKRGRLKPNPDQRPIRRDRIGFVSSPALLAAWVLCFGLAWWTLPVLGGWALLPLFVLPTVAWYAAPPGRASRVTARLGGLSWNRSDFCRGWLITGDTGAGKTFAINTLLHSVFAHEPDWGGLCCDEKGIYHETLVTMAARYGREADLVLLQTRPDHAGSGWAPPARFNLLSDATIPSSTYAQAIVDTAANLNAGSEDKGFFKTQAHKQISQAIHLMRLLELTPTLQHVNEILQSEPMLKAALQRLEPLVQAGADAARQCRDHFLNFMRQPVEQLGGVRATVDNYLGYFSHPDIVEVFGAEQNTFDFTAIDAGAIICLSMPQKFQTERRYVTTLLKLLFYTHALRRFDPRAPGHRRLDEDNLLICWQDEAQRFMTESDGNVDVIRQTHTTTVMAAQSKTSFLPALQTKEKAEVTLLNLRNRVIFRAADRACAESSADFIGKKMRWKKTYTRSKGQTSTSRTKEEEYLVKPHELMALPKFTAIVKHCEQGYRKCVIRPVNPDGQVPDWYPAGR from the coding sequence ATGGCCGTGACGCGCGCCCCCTCCCCGCCTGACGCGAATCCCGCGCCGGCCACTACCTCGCAACAAGAACAGCAACCGAAGCGGGGCCGGCTGAAGCCGAACCCGGACCAGCGGCCGATCCGCCGCGACCGGATCGGATTTGTTTCCTCGCCGGCCTTGCTCGCGGCGTGGGTCCTCTGCTTCGGGCTGGCCTGGTGGACCCTGCCCGTACTGGGCGGGTGGGCGCTGCTGCCGCTCTTCGTCCTCCCTACCGTGGCGTGGTACGCCGCCCCGCCGGGCCGGGCATCCCGGGTCACCGCCCGGCTCGGCGGGCTAAGCTGGAACCGAAGCGACTTTTGCCGCGGCTGGCTCATCACCGGCGACACCGGCGCCGGCAAGACCTTCGCCATCAACACCCTGCTGCATTCGGTCTTTGCGCACGAGCCGGACTGGGGAGGCTTGTGCTGCGACGAGAAAGGCATCTATCACGAGACGCTGGTCACCATGGCCGCACGCTATGGACGGGAGGCCGACCTGGTACTCCTCCAGACGCGCCCCGATCACGCCGGATCCGGGTGGGCTCCGCCGGCCCGGTTCAACCTTCTTTCCGACGCAACCATCCCGAGCTCAACTTATGCCCAGGCCATCGTCGACACGGCTGCAAACCTGAACGCCGGATCCGAAGACAAAGGGTTTTTCAAAACGCAGGCGCATAAGCAAATCAGCCAGGCCATTCATCTGATGCGCCTCCTTGAACTTACGCCAACCCTGCAGCACGTGAACGAAATCCTGCAATCCGAGCCGATGCTGAAAGCAGCCCTTCAGCGGCTGGAACCGCTGGTGCAGGCAGGCGCGGACGCGGCCCGGCAGTGCCGCGACCATTTCCTCAATTTCATGCGCCAGCCAGTCGAGCAACTGGGCGGGGTGCGCGCGACCGTCGATAACTACCTCGGCTATTTCAGCCATCCTGACATCGTGGAGGTCTTCGGTGCGGAGCAGAATACCTTCGATTTTACCGCCATCGACGCAGGCGCAATCATCTGCCTTTCGATGCCGCAGAAGTTCCAGACCGAGCGCCGGTACGTCACGACGCTCTTGAAGCTCCTGTTCTACACTCACGCGCTTCGCAGGTTCGACCCGCGAGCGCCCGGACACCGCCGGCTCGACGAGGATAACCTTCTCATCTGCTGGCAGGATGAAGCGCAGCGTTTCATGACCGAATCGGATGGAAACGTGGACGTGATCCGGCAAACCCATACGACCACGGTCATGGCCGCCCAGTCCAAGACCTCCTTCCTGCCCGCCCTGCAAACGAAGGAAAAAGCCGAGGTCACCCTGCTCAACCTTCGTAACCGCGTCATTTTCAGGGCTGCCGACCGGGCGTGCGCCGAAAGTTCGGCCGATTTTATCGGCAAGAAGATGCGCTGGAAAAAAACCTATACCCGAAGCAAAGGCCAAACCAGCACCTCGCGCACCAAAGAAGAGGAGTACCTCGTCAAGCCGCACGAACTGATGGCCCTGCCAAAGTTTACGGCCATCGTGAAGCATTGTGAACAGGGCTACCGGAAATGCGTGATTCGTCCCGTTAACCCGGATGGCCAGGTCCCGGACTGGTATCCGGCAGGACGGTGA